A stretch of Alphaproteobacteria bacterium DNA encodes these proteins:
- a CDS encoding carbon-nitrogen hydrolase family protein has product MRIAAAQYPIELLASWDAYRMKLESWVGEAAGNGAELLLFPEYGGMELASLLDENSRGDLKASIEGMKQFVEPFLELHAELARRYGVHIAAASLPVGNSVGQFHNVTHLFSPDGPYSSQEKIVMTRFERELWGIEGGNRLRLFETDLGPIGIAICYDVEFPLLVHRLCDSGARLILVPSCTDAVAGYSRVNIACRARAIENQCYVAMAPTVGEAPWSPAVDVNVGAAGVYAPPDRGLPDTGIIAEGALNGAQWLYADIDFTHTERVRRDGQVLNSRDWAEQEGLGRAERVQLSRAVKSA; this is encoded by the coding sequence ATGCGCATCGCCGCGGCACAGTACCCGATCGAGCTTTTGGCAAGCTGGGACGCCTATCGCATGAAGCTCGAAAGCTGGGTCGGCGAGGCCGCCGGCAACGGCGCTGAACTCCTTCTCTTTCCCGAATACGGTGGAATGGAACTTGCCTCCCTCCTTGATGAGAATTCGCGGGGCGATCTCAAGGCATCGATCGAAGGAATGAAGCAGTTCGTCGAGCCCTTCTTGGAACTGCACGCCGAGCTCGCCCGACGGTATGGCGTTCACATCGCCGCCGCGAGCCTGCCGGTCGGCAACTCTGTCGGACAATTTCACAACGTGACGCACCTCTTTTCGCCCGACGGCCCATACAGCAGCCAGGAGAAGATCGTCATGACGCGCTTCGAGCGCGAGCTTTGGGGTATCGAGGGCGGAAATCGTCTTCGCCTCTTCGAGACGGACCTCGGACCGATCGGAATCGCGATCTGCTATGACGTGGAGTTTCCGCTTCTTGTGCACCGCCTGTGCGATTCCGGCGCACGCCTGATCCTGGTGCCGAGCTGCACGGACGCCGTCGCGGGCTACAGCCGCGTTAACATTGCCTGCCGGGCCCGTGCCATCGAGAACCAGTGCTACGTGGCGATGGCGCCGACGGTCGGCGAGGCGCCGTGGTCTCCCGCGGTCGACGTCAATGTGGGTGCTGCCGGCGTTTATGCGCCACCCGATCGTGGGCTCCCGGATACAGGGATCATCGCCGAGGGTGCGCTCAACGGTGCACAGTGGCTCTACGCCGATATCGATTTCACGCATACGGAGCGGGTACGAAGGGACGGGCAGGTGCTCAACAGCCGCGATTGGGCCGAGCAGGAAGGACTCGGACGCGCCGAGAGAGTTCAGCTTAGCCGAGCGGTCAAAAGCGCCTGA
- a CDS encoding cytochrome P450, translated as MDFFPARFMLRRILVCNCPEAVRHVLVDRFDNYVKSSLVRELLKPLGRGMISSEGETWRRQRRTVAPTFQPKRLESFAPQIVAATNELLAKWDREPEGAVVDLAVALGALTLQIVTRTLFSINIRGHAGELRTAFLNFDNFSSRPALADMIGLSRWIERKQPPEMAGARALLDRIVFGIIARRRRAGGPADDMLAYLLAARDGDGAGDDDELRDQIATFFSAGHETTANALGWTFHLLAQHPAVEAKLHAELATVLGGRPPSYGDIGTLRYTRMVIEEAMRILPGANIIPREALEDDEVMGHKVPKGSTVMISPWVLHRHEKLWDRPREFDPERFSPDRAKERRRFAYIPFSVGPRACIGAGFAIQEAVLVLATVAQRFRLRPAPGPEPVPVGIVLIRPRDGLSMRLERR; from the coding sequence GTGGATTTTTTCCCCGCGCGCTTCATGCTGCGGCGCATCCTGGTATGCAACTGCCCCGAGGCGGTCAGGCACGTCCTCGTCGACCGATTTGACAATTACGTCAAGAGTTCGCTTGTGCGCGAGCTCCTCAAGCCGCTCGGCCGCGGAATGATCAGCAGTGAAGGCGAGACCTGGCGCCGGCAGAGACGGACGGTGGCGCCGACATTCCAGCCGAAGCGGCTCGAAAGCTTTGCACCCCAGATCGTGGCGGCGACGAACGAGCTATTGGCAAAGTGGGATCGCGAACCGGAGGGTGCGGTCGTCGATCTCGCGGTGGCGCTTGGAGCGCTGACGCTCCAGATCGTGACGCGAACGTTGTTCTCGATCAACATACGCGGCCATGCGGGCGAGCTTCGCACCGCGTTCCTGAATTTCGACAATTTCAGCAGCCGGCCGGCACTTGCCGATATGATCGGCCTGTCGCGCTGGATCGAGCGCAAGCAGCCGCCGGAGATGGCGGGTGCGAGAGCGCTTCTCGACCGGATCGTCTTCGGGATCATCGCAAGGCGGCGGCGCGCCGGCGGACCGGCCGATGACATGCTTGCTTACCTTCTCGCGGCACGCGACGGCGACGGTGCCGGGGACGATGATGAGCTGCGCGATCAAATCGCGACGTTCTTCTCGGCGGGTCACGAAACGACGGCGAATGCGCTCGGCTGGACGTTCCACCTTCTAGCACAGCACCCTGCGGTCGAAGCCAAGCTGCACGCGGAGCTGGCGACCGTGCTTGGCGGCCGTCCGCCATCCTATGGCGATATCGGCACGTTGCGTTACACGCGCATGGTCATCGAGGAGGCGATGCGCATACTTCCCGGCGCCAACATAATCCCGCGCGAAGCGCTCGAGGACGACGAGGTCATGGGCCATAAAGTGCCGAAGGGCTCGACGGTGATGATCTCTCCGTGGGTCCTGCACCGGCACGAGAAATTGTGGGACCGGCCGCGCGAGTTCGATCCCGAGCGCTTTTCGCCGGATCGTGCAAAGGAGCGACGCAGGTTCGCGTACATTCCCTTCAGCGTTGGCCCGCGCGCCTGCATCGGTGCTGGTTTCGCGATCCAGGAGGCGGTATTGGTGCTGGCGACGGTGGCGCAACGCTTCCGTCTTCGACCGGCACCCGGCCCGGAGCCGGTGCCGGTCGGCATCGTCCTGATCCGGCCTCGCGATGGCCTGTCAATGCGCCTCGAGCGTCGCTGA
- a CDS encoding DNA-binding domain-containing protein: MSTLGKVQRNFRDAILNDAEDGIAGLILDDGLTPAERLAVYRNNVMASLTAALKETFPVICRLVDERFFDYAAHEFIRSRPPQQPCLTTYGADFPAFLGKFPPCVELVYLADTARLEWLMHEAATAAEAAPLAPSALGAFAPEDTGRLVFHLHPSIRHLASPWPIDRIWRENQADAEGEGSIDIGAGGVRLELRRRGMDVVYRRLAPASFAFRRALARGETLERAFELASGEDGTPPFDLAAALAELFRDEAVVGLAIASAEWMERKS, encoded by the coding sequence ATGTCGACGCTCGGTAAAGTTCAACGCAACTTCCGCGACGCCATTCTCAATGACGCGGAGGATGGTATTGCCGGGCTCATCCTCGACGACGGGCTCACGCCGGCCGAGCGGCTTGCCGTCTATCGCAACAATGTCATGGCGTCGCTCACGGCCGCACTCAAGGAAACATTCCCGGTCATCTGCCGTCTCGTCGATGAACGCTTCTTCGATTACGCCGCCCATGAGTTCATCAGGAGCCGGCCGCCGCAACAACCGTGCTTGACGACCTATGGCGCCGACTTTCCGGCGTTCCTCGGAAAATTCCCGCCCTGCGTTGAGCTTGTCTACCTCGCCGACACGGCGCGGCTCGAGTGGCTCATGCATGAAGCGGCGACTGCCGCGGAGGCGGCACCCTTGGCGCCGAGCGCCCTTGGCGCTTTCGCGCCCGAGGATACGGGGCGCCTCGTTTTTCATTTGCACCCTTCGATCCGCCACCTCGCCTCGCCCTGGCCGATCGATCGTATCTGGCGCGAGAACCAAGCGGACGCCGAGGGCGAAGGATCGATCGATATCGGCGCGGGTGGAGTCCGCCTCGAGCTTCGCCGGCGCGGTATGGATGTGGTTTATCGCCGGCTCGCTCCCGCGTCATTCGCGTTCCGCCGCGCGCTCGCGCGCGGCGAGACTCTCGAACGGGCATTCGAGCTGGCATCTGGCGAAGATGGCACGCCCCCATTCGATCTCGCCGCGGCACTTGCCGAACTTTTCCGCGATGAGGCCGTGGTTGGACTTGCAATTGCGTCGGCCGAATGGATGGAGCGTAAATCGTGA
- a CDS encoding response regulator, whose translation MSVLIVEDNVFAQKLVRDICRTFRFGEIVVCGSSEEALETLKAKRVDFIISDWDLGPSSKMDGLELTRHIRRDPASSDPYVPIVMLTAHADMAHVTRARDAGVTEFLAKPISPVLLLARLTHIIDHPRPFIRHGDYFGPDRRRRVVPIDGPERRGNAAANATSSETVAGSSAGSGPKKNLSAADVSEILPETATPARADQGTGATT comes from the coding sequence ATGTCGGTGCTCATCGTGGAGGACAACGTTTTCGCGCAAAAACTCGTGCGCGACATTTGCAGGACATTCCGGTTCGGCGAGATAGTCGTATGCGGGTCGTCGGAAGAAGCACTCGAGACCCTCAAGGCAAAGCGCGTCGACTTCATCATCAGCGACTGGGACCTGGGCCCCTCGTCGAAGATGGACGGTCTCGAACTCACACGGCACATTCGTCGCGACCCCGCCAGTTCGGATCCCTACGTGCCGATCGTCATGTTGACGGCCCATGCCGATATGGCCCATGTGACCCGCGCGCGGGATGCCGGTGTCACGGAATTTCTCGCCAAGCCCATCTCGCCGGTTCTTCTCCTGGCGCGGCTTACCCATATCATCGACCATCCGCGCCCCTTCATCCGGCATGGCGATTACTTCGGACCGGATCGGCGCAGGCGCGTCGTACCGATCGACGGGCCGGAGCGGCGTGGAAACGCGGCGGCGAACGCAACGTCGAGCGAAACGGTGGCTGGCTCAAGTGCCGGCAGCGGGCCAAAGAAAAATCTCTCCGCCGCCGACGTTTCGGAAATTTTGCCCGAAACGGCGACGCCGGCAAGGGCTGATCAGGGGACAGGAGCCACGACATGA
- a CDS encoding DUF2282 domain-containing protein → MKSSLLIASAVAATVALPLLANAGPAPAPSFQAEKCYGVAAAGKNDCGATGVHSCAGEAKVSNDPKSWIYVPVGTCSKIQGASLTPKA, encoded by the coding sequence ATGAAAAGCTCGCTTTTGATCGCATCCGCCGTCGCGGCGACCGTTGCCTTGCCGCTTCTCGCCAACGCGGGCCCCGCACCCGCACCGTCGTTCCAGGCGGAGAAATGCTACGGCGTCGCCGCCGCCGGCAAGAACGACTGCGGTGCAACCGGTGTGCATTCCTGCGCCGGTGAAGCCAAGGTTTCCAACGACCCCAAATCCTGGATCTATGTGCCCGTCGGCACTTGCTCCAAGATCCAGGGTGCGAGCCTGACCCCGAAGGCGTAA
- a CDS encoding DoxX family protein produces MNDRSAVLPVKFGWRERAGSILTALERFPLWAFQLLFRLCVGGVFWSSGLTKIASWQTTVALFRDEYKVPLLPPELAATLAASVELSTPVLLVIGLGTRLATLPMLAMTFVIEVLVYPEDWNEHLIWTSMLLFILTRGPGLISLDHLIAKYLLGRTTA; encoded by the coding sequence GTGAATGACCGGAGTGCCGTCTTGCCCGTGAAATTCGGTTGGCGTGAGCGCGCGGGATCAATTCTCACGGCATTGGAGCGGTTCCCGCTGTGGGCCTTTCAGCTTCTTTTCCGGCTTTGCGTCGGCGGTGTCTTCTGGAGTTCGGGACTGACGAAGATCGCGAGCTGGCAGACCACGGTGGCGCTTTTCCGCGACGAGTACAAAGTGCCCCTTCTGCCGCCCGAACTCGCCGCAACGCTTGCGGCCTCGGTCGAACTTTCGACGCCGGTCTTGCTTGTCATCGGCCTCGGCACGAGGCTCGCGACGTTGCCGATGCTCGCCATGACCTTCGTGATCGAGGTTCTCGTCTATCCCGAGGATTGGAATGAGCACTTGATTTGGACATCGATGCTCCTTTTCATCCTCACGCGCGGCCCCGGCCTGATCTCGCTCGACCACTTGATCGCGAAGTACCTCCTCGGGCGCACGACCGCCTAG
- a CDS encoding ABC transporter ATP-binding protein, which produces MPLLELHEAVSAYGKVEALKGLSLHVDEGEIVALLGANGAGKSTTLRTISGLMKPQSGSILFHGRPIGGLSPEAIVKLGIAHVPEGRRVFPGLTVWENIVLGASNRRKVTRRDIDADVGRMFAIFPELKKFEKALGWTLSGGQQQMVAIARGLMSRPKLLLLDEPSLGLAPLIVQQVYKVIAEIRKEGTTVLLVEQNAHMALSVADRGYVLETGRLVAEGKPEALWSNDDVRAAYLGGRTAGAG; this is translated from the coding sequence ATGCCGCTACTTGAACTTCACGAGGCCGTCTCGGCCTATGGAAAGGTCGAAGCGCTCAAAGGCCTCTCGCTTCATGTCGATGAAGGCGAGATCGTCGCCCTGCTTGGCGCCAACGGGGCCGGCAAGAGTACGACGCTTCGCACGATCTCCGGCCTCATGAAACCCCAATCGGGCAGCATTCTTTTCCACGGCCGGCCGATCGGCGGGCTTTCGCCCGAAGCAATCGTGAAGCTCGGCATCGCCCACGTGCCGGAGGGAAGGCGCGTCTTTCCGGGCCTGACGGTGTGGGAGAATATCGTCCTCGGCGCCTCCAATCGTCGCAAGGTAACCCGGCGCGACATCGATGCGGACGTCGGACGTATGTTCGCCATCTTCCCGGAACTCAAGAAATTCGAAAAAGCGCTCGGCTGGACGCTCTCGGGCGGTCAGCAGCAGATGGTGGCGATCGCACGTGGCCTGATGTCGAGGCCGAAGCTCCTCCTCCTCGACGAACCCTCCCTTGGCTTGGCCCCCCTCATCGTGCAACAGGTCTACAAAGTGATCGCCGAAATTCGCAAGGAGGGTACGACAGTCCTGCTCGTTGAGCAAAACGCCCACATGGCGCTCTCGGTTGCCGACCGGGGCTACGTGCTCGAGACCGGACGCCTCGTCGCCGAGGGCAAGCCCGAAGCGCTTTGGAGCAATGACGACGTGCGCGCTGCCTATCTCGGCGGCCGGACCGCGGGTGCCGGCTGA
- a CDS encoding ketosteroid isomerase-related protein codes for MTTEDLIRAYYAAFNRRDVEGFLALLAEEVMHDVNQGGRQVGKGAFRRFLDRMNERYEERIVDLVVTTGVDGAHAAAEFTVLGRYLKTDDGLPPARGQRYRLAAGAFFEVRDGKVARITNTYNVRNWISQVCEPASVVAGIRVERLTRDGFAKSLPGLARLRMTVFRDFPYLYEGDEAYETRYVETYAKSPDSVIVAAFDGDNLIGAATGAPLEHEHEYIKAPFHAAGFDASKIFYFGESVLLPTYRNRGIGVAFFEHREAHARVLQRFDRVVFCAVTRSADHPKRPSDYAPLDGFWRNRGYRPLAGIESVFSWRDIGDNVPTEKPMRFWIREI; via the coding sequence ATGACGACCGAGGATCTCATTCGCGCGTATTATGCGGCCTTCAATCGTCGCGATGTCGAAGGCTTTTTAGCCCTCCTTGCCGAGGAGGTTATGCATGACGTCAACCAGGGCGGGCGTCAGGTCGGCAAGGGCGCATTCCGCCGCTTTCTCGATCGCATGAATGAACGCTATGAGGAGCGCATTGTCGATCTCGTGGTCACGACGGGCGTTGACGGCGCCCATGCTGCCGCGGAGTTCACGGTACTCGGACGATATTTAAAGACCGACGACGGCTTGCCGCCGGCACGGGGCCAACGTTACCGTCTTGCCGCCGGGGCCTTCTTCGAGGTGCGGGACGGCAAGGTGGCGCGGATCACCAACACGTACAACGTCCGGAATTGGATAAGCCAAGTGTGCGAGCCCGCAAGTGTGGTCGCCGGTATCCGCGTCGAGCGGCTCACGCGAGACGGCTTTGCGAAATCGCTTCCTGGCCTCGCGCGTTTGCGAATGACCGTGTTCCGGGATTTTCCGTATCTCTACGAGGGCGACGAGGCCTACGAGACACGTTACGTCGAGACTTATGCCAAAAGCCCGGACAGCGTCATTGTCGCCGCCTTCGATGGGGATAATCTAATCGGGGCCGCGACCGGCGCACCGCTCGAGCATGAGCACGAATATATTAAGGCCCCGTTCCACGCCGCAGGCTTCGACGCATCGAAAATCTTCTATTTCGGGGAGTCCGTACTTTTGCCGACCTATCGCAACCGCGGGATCGGCGTTGCCTTCTTCGAGCATCGGGAAGCCCATGCCCGCGTGCTTCAGCGCTTCGATCGGGTGGTCTTCTGTGCCGTCACCCGGTCGGCCGATCATCCCAAACGGCCGAGCGATTATGCCCCGCTCGATGGCTTCTGGCGAAACCGCGGCTATCGCCCCCTTGCGGGCATCGAAAGCGTCTTTTCATGGCGTGATATCGGCGACAACGTACCAACCGAAAAGCCGATGCGCTTTTGGATCAGGGAGATCTAG
- a CDS encoding DUF692 domain-containing protein produces the protein MDRADGMGKTIATKVGVGLRAPHLTEILTTHPPVGWLEVHPENYMGGGPARARLLAVREHYPLSLHGVGLSLGSAEGVDRTHLGHLKALVAETEPFAVSEHLSWSVNEGIYLNDLLPLPYTEETLDVVSRNVAIVQESLGRAILVENPSAYLRFSTSSIPEPEFLAALARRTGCGLLCDVNNVYVSAVNFGLDAAAYLKRIPRDIVGEIHLAGHFKTERRGRPLLIDDHGAAVCDEVWALYSQAVDRFGMVPSLIEWDKNLPALPELLAEARKAGKIAASALLANVDAR, from the coding sequence ATGGATCGGGCGGATGGCATGGGCAAGACGATCGCGACGAAAGTCGGCGTGGGCTTGCGCGCGCCGCACCTGACCGAAATCCTGACCACCCACCCGCCTGTCGGCTGGCTCGAGGTTCATCCGGAGAACTACATGGGCGGGGGACCGGCACGCGCCCGTCTCCTAGCGGTGCGCGAGCATTACCCCTTGAGCCTCCACGGCGTCGGCCTATCGCTCGGCAGTGCCGAGGGTGTCGACCGTACGCATCTGGGGCACCTCAAGGCACTCGTGGCCGAGACGGAGCCTTTCGCCGTCTCCGAGCATCTTTCGTGGAGCGTGAACGAGGGGATTTACCTCAACGATCTCCTCCCCCTCCCCTACACGGAGGAGACCCTCGACGTCGTAAGCCGCAACGTAGCCATCGTCCAGGAATCTCTTGGCCGAGCGATTCTCGTCGAGAATCCTTCCGCCTATCTACGCTTCAGCACCTCATCGATTCCCGAGCCCGAGTTCCTCGCAGCACTTGCGCGACGGACTGGCTGCGGCCTTCTCTGCGACGTGAACAACGTCTACGTGAGTGCCGTCAACTTCGGCCTCGACGCCGCGGCGTATCTCAAGCGAATTCCGCGCGACATCGTGGGCGAAATTCACCTCGCCGGACATTTTAAGACCGAGCGCAGGGGCCGGCCGCTTCTTATCGACGATCACGGCGCTGCCGTGTGCGACGAGGTATGGGCGCTTTACAGCCAAGCAGTCGACCGCTTCGGCATGGTGCCGAGCCTCATCGAGTGGGACAAGAATTTGCCGGCCCTCCCCGAACTCCTTGCCGAGGCAAGGAAAGCCGGGAAGATCGCTGCATCCGCGCTGCTCGCAAATGTCGACGCTCGGTAA
- a CDS encoding branched-chain amino acid ABC transporter substrate-binding protein has product MTRSICWNRLAVAIATSAMSAAFGLFAPAGAADKTVAIGIELPLTGGDAELATTMKDGAMLAIDDANAAGGVAGYKLDAAVLDSGTATTGQYDPAQAAVNARKLASDSKVVAIVGPATSGEAKAMLPILSEANLAAITMSATNPDLTDPKFAGQFRPKGKAVFFRMVATDAYQGPNMANYFKDVLHVKSVYVLDDGGAYGVGLADAFEGQAKKIGIKVLGRDQLNPKEADYTTVLTKIKGMGPDGLYVGGNAVATVKLAKQAYEVIPNAVKGGGDGLVGGDFLKGVGFPAADGWYATVPSPHVTDDPAIQEWANRFTARYKKPPEDYSITSHDAAFVIIDAIKRVAASGKEVNRDTVRDAIQSTNLKTLQGEVAFDANGDMVTKVISAYQVKHDPKYPDGDVTHQFKYVGVTPASASN; this is encoded by the coding sequence ATGACCCGTTCCATCTGCTGGAACCGTTTGGCGGTTGCGATCGCCACGTCTGCAATGTCGGCCGCATTCGGCTTATTCGCCCCAGCGGGGGCCGCCGATAAGACCGTCGCGATCGGCATCGAGCTTCCGCTCACGGGAGGGGACGCCGAATTGGCGACGACGATGAAAGATGGCGCGATGCTCGCCATTGACGACGCGAACGCCGCAGGCGGGGTGGCGGGCTACAAGCTCGATGCGGCTGTGCTCGACAGCGGTACTGCGACCACGGGACAATACGATCCAGCCCAGGCCGCCGTGAACGCGCGCAAGTTAGCGTCCGACTCGAAAGTCGTCGCGATCGTCGGTCCGGCCACGAGCGGCGAGGCCAAGGCGATGCTCCCGATCCTGTCGGAGGCAAACCTTGCGGCGATCACGATGTCTGCGACGAATCCGGACCTCACCGATCCGAAATTCGCAGGACAATTTCGCCCGAAGGGCAAGGCGGTCTTTTTTCGCATGGTCGCGACCGACGCCTATCAGGGCCCGAACATGGCCAACTACTTCAAGGACGTTCTTCACGTGAAGTCGGTCTACGTGCTCGACGATGGCGGCGCCTACGGCGTCGGCCTTGCCGACGCTTTCGAGGGTCAGGCCAAGAAGATCGGGATCAAAGTCCTGGGCCGCGACCAGCTCAACCCGAAGGAGGCCGACTACACGACCGTATTGACGAAGATCAAGGGAATGGGGCCGGACGGCCTCTATGTCGGCGGCAACGCCGTCGCGACGGTCAAGCTTGCGAAGCAGGCCTACGAGGTCATTCCCAATGCGGTCAAGGGCGGAGGAGACGGTCTGGTCGGCGGAGACTTTCTCAAGGGTGTCGGCTTTCCGGCGGCGGATGGATGGTATGCAACGGTTCCCTCGCCTCACGTAACGGACGATCCGGCTATTCAGGAATGGGCCAATCGCTTTACGGCCCGCTACAAAAAGCCCCCGGAGGACTACTCGATCACGTCCCATGACGCCGCATTCGTGATCATCGACGCCATTAAGCGCGTTGCGGCAAGCGGCAAGGAGGTGAACCGCGACACCGTGCGTGACGCCATCCAGTCGACGAACCTCAAGACCTTGCAGGGCGAGGTCGCGTTCGACGCGAACGGGGACATGGTGACCAAGGTGATCAGCGCCTACCAGGTGAAGCACGATCCGAAATACCCGGACGGGGATGTGACCCACCAATTCAAGTATGTGGGTGTCACGCCGGCTTCGGCGTCGAACTGA
- a CDS encoding GntG family PLP-dependent aldolase, with the protein MDRIDLRSDTVTKPSDGMRRAMATAEVGDDMYREDPSVNRLQDRIAELLGKEAALFLPSGTMANQVALRVLTRPGDDVVVGQEAHVAWHELGAAAVNSGVQFTVAGSGGTFTAADFLATYKAPGHVVIPSTALVALENTHNRGGGIVFPHQDSLAVCQAAAHLGVRSYLDGARLFNAAAATDLTPGELAEPFDMVSVSLSKALGCPAGSVLAGRALDMPRAVRARGMFGGAMRQVGILAAAGLYALDRNLARIADDHANARLLAERLADVRGVRIDKSTVQTNIVVFRLEEGAPDAANVVSRAKAEGVLIAALAPRTVRAVTHLDVSREHCSRAADLLARVIEQH; encoded by the coding sequence GTGGATCGTATCGACCTTCGCTCCGACACCGTGACCAAGCCCTCGGACGGTATGCGGCGCGCAATGGCGACCGCCGAGGTCGGCGACGACATGTACCGCGAGGACCCCTCGGTCAATCGGCTGCAGGACCGTATTGCGGAACTTCTCGGCAAGGAAGCGGCCCTTTTCCTACCGAGCGGTACCATGGCGAATCAGGTCGCCCTCCGGGTGCTGACGAGGCCCGGCGACGACGTGGTCGTTGGCCAAGAGGCTCACGTTGCATGGCACGAGCTGGGTGCCGCGGCGGTCAATTCGGGCGTGCAATTCACCGTTGCCGGTTCGGGCGGGACCTTCACAGCCGCTGATTTCCTCGCGACTTACAAGGCCCCGGGACACGTCGTCATACCCTCGACGGCACTGGTGGCTCTCGAAAACACGCACAATCGAGGCGGGGGCATTGTCTTTCCCCATCAGGACTCGCTTGCGGTCTGTCAGGCGGCGGCACACCTAGGGGTGCGCAGCTACCTCGACGGGGCGCGGCTCTTCAACGCCGCCGCGGCGACCGATCTCACACCCGGTGAGCTTGCCGAACCTTTCGATATGGTCTCCGTGTCGCTCTCGAAGGCGCTCGGCTGCCCTGCCGGCAGCGTGCTGGCCGGCCGCGCACTCGACATGCCCCGCGCGGTGCGCGCGCGAGGCATGTTCGGTGGTGCGATGCGGCAAGTGGGCATTCTCGCAGCCGCGGGCCTCTATGCGCTCGATCGGAATCTCGCCCGAATCGCGGACGACCACGCCAATGCACGCCTTTTGGCCGAGCGATTGGCGGATGTCCGCGGCGTGCGCATCGATAAATCGACGGTTCAGACGAACATCGTCGTCTTCCGACTGGAGGAAGGCGCTCCCGACGCCGCGAACGTCGTCTCCCGCGCCAAGGCAGAGGGAGTGTTGATCGCGGCACTCGCCCCCCGCACGGTCCGGGCTGTAACGCACCTGGACGTGAGCCGCGAACATTGCAGCCGGGCCGCCGATCTACTCGCGCGCGTGATCGAGCAGCACTGA